GTCAGGAAAAAGATGCCGAGGTAACGGATTCATCCGCAGTTGCTCCTCCTGCGCATGAAGAACTGAACAGTGACCAATCCGCCTTGCTGGAAAAAGTGATTGGAGATTCTCCCGCCGGAACCTTCCGTGGCATTGTTTTTGGAGATCCTTTATCAAAAGTAAAAGCGACTGAAAATTTTGAAATGTTTGAAGACGTAGCCGATCATGTCGGTTATACTTTTGAAACGGAAAAACTTGAAACAATCGATGTTCAGTATTTTTTGACTGCTGACAAAAAGGTTAACAAAATTACCGTTGATGTTTATTTGAACAGTCCGGATGCTACGAAACAATTGTGGAATGCAGGTAAAAACTATTTCACAGAAACTTATCAGACTCCGAAAGAAAACGGTAAAACAGTAACCTGGAACAAAAATTCCATTCATGTAAGTATGGAAGATGTATCAGAAGGAAAAGATTACGGACTGAAATTCCAGTTTACGCCGGATAAAAATGTACTTGCTGCTAAATAATTTATGATGAAAATTAACCGCCTGATTTTGCTGACAGCTTTTTGTCTGCTGGCATTAAATTCGTTTGCTCAAAAAAAATCAAAAAAGGATTACCTCGTAACCATTACGACTGATTTCGGTAAAATGCGCCTTATTCTGTTTGATGAAACACCGAAACACAAGGAAAATTTTATCAAACTTTCGAAAGACAAATTTTATAACGATTTGCTGTTTCACCGCATTATTAAGGATTTCATGATTCAGGGCGGAGATCCGAATTCACGTAATGCGAAACCGGATGAAGTTTTGGGAAAAGGTGATAACGGATACAAAATCCCGGCAGAAATAAGTCCTAAGCTTTTTCACCGCAAAGGCGCGCTGGCCGCTGCAAGAGATAATAATCCAAAAAAGGAATCAAGCGGATGTCAGTTTTACATCGTTGAAGGTAAAAAATGGAGCAAATCGGATCTTGACAAACAAGCCGCACGTGCAGCAAGAAAATTGACGGATTCACAAAGAAAAGTTTACGAAACAGAAGGCGGAACGCCGCATCTTGACGGTGCTTATACTGTTTTTGGACAAGTAATTGATGGTATTGATATCGTTGATAAAATCAGCGTTCAACCAAAAGATGAGCGTGACCGACCTGATAAGGACATCAAAATGAAGGTTTCTGTTAAGAAAATGAAGAAGAAAAAGATCACAAGAAAATATGGATATGTTTTTGAAAGCTGAAATGCTGATTTGAAAACTTATCATTAAATATAAATCATATAGTCGCCGAAGTTCTGCAAAGATCTTCGGCGACTTTTTTTGTGACAAATCTTCGCTTCTGCGTCCAAAGCTGGTATCATCAAATATCACTTCATCATGAAAAACAGACTTATTTTGGCCATAATCTTATCAGGACTCATGGCAAACGGCGTATCAGCCCAGGTAAAAAAAGATTCCCTGCAAAAGACAAATTCAACAAAAGTGATGCAGAATACAGTCACAAATGATTCTGTCAAAAACCAGCAAACGGTCAGGGATATTGCTGAAAAAGTTGTGGAATCAACATTTAGAAATTATCCGCAGCAGGCAGGACAGCCAACTATTATAATCAATAATATCATCGTCCCGCCAGATTACAAACAACAGCAGATTCCGGCACCTAATGAAAAAACTTCTTCATCATTTTCGGAATCAAAAGAAAATGAGGAATATCAGACCTGGCTCCGCGAAAAAAGAGCGAGACAGGAAACGCCTGTTGCAGATGATAATACAACAAGCCACGTTTCAGATCTGACAAATTCGAAATCAGAAAAGAAGAACATAACTTTTCAGCAACGATTTGCTGAGCGTCCGGTGAGAAATTCCGGAGCATGGGTGATTCCCGTGGTTGGCGTACATGCTTCTGCTTTCGATTCTGACGTAAAAAAGGATAACACCTCTGGCCGCACAGGCTGGAACGCGGGTATAGATATGAGATTAAGAGCAAAAAGATTTTTTGTGCAGCCAGGACTTCATTACTTGAATTCATCCATGGCGGTTACTAAAAAAGACAGTTTAACCGACACGAAGTTTTTCTCCGGTCCAAGAATTCATTCTTTGAAATTACCCGTTATGATCGGCATTTATTTGACCAAGGCAAACAGCGGCTTTTTTAAGCTAAATGTGAAAGCAGGAGCTGTTGGAAATTATATTCTTGCAGTGGATAAAAATAATCAAGCCAAATTCACAAAAGACAATCTTCATGAATACGCGTATGGTTTGAATGGAGGAATCGGAATGGAATTTGGACTGATCACTCTGGATGTAACATATGAAGGAGGAATTACTAAATACTTCAAGGACAGCAATGTTAAAAACAACATCCTGCGGGTTACGCTGGGGATTAAAATTTAAGGTTCAACAATTTTTAGGAATAAAGCTGCTCGCCACTCCGGTCAGCAGCTTTATTTTTTAGATATTTATGTTCTATATTGTTCCAAACAAGCACTTATAATCCAGACATGACGGTTACTGCACAAGATATTTCCAATTCCGCATCAACAAAAAAACGGTTCCTGATCACCGGTTCAAACGGGCTACTTGGTCAGAAACTGATTGAGTTATTAATCAAAGATTCTTCCATCGAAACGATTGCCACGGCACGCGGAGAAAACCGGCTGCCATTTCATGACGGCTATACTTACCACGCGATGGACATTACGGACGCTGCTCAGGTTGAAGCGGTTATTGCATTAACAAAACCGGAGGTAATTATTCACACAGCCGCCATGACAAACGTGGATCAGTGTGAAGCGGAAAAAGATGCGTGCTGGAAACAAAATGTAAATGCGGTAGAATATCTGGTGTCATCCTGTAAAAGACATGATGTTTTTCTGGTCCATGTTTCCACGGATTTTATTTTTGACGGAACTGCCGGCCCTTATAAAGAAGATGCTGAACCGAATCCGATCAGTTTTTATGGATGGAGTAAGTATGCAGCTGAAAAAGCGGTAACTCATTCTGATATAAAATGGGCGATTGCACGGACGGTATTAGTTTATGGAATTGCGCATGATATGAGCCGCAGTAATATTATTCTTTGGGTAAAAAAATCGTTGGAAGAAGGTAAAAATATCAAAGTAGTAACGGATCAATTCCGCACGCCTACCCTGGCAGAAGATCTGGCAACCGGTTGTTTTTTAATTGCTGATCAGAGAGCAGAAGGCATTTTCAATATTTCAGGTAAAGAACTTTACACGCCATATGAAATGGCAATTATTGCCGCCGATTATTTCAAACTGGATAAATCTTTTATTTCTCAAACAGATAGTTCTGGTTTTTCACAACCCGCACGCCGTCCGCCGAGAACTGGTTTTGATCTGACAAAATCTGAATCTGTTTTGGGTTACAAACCGCATAGTTTTGTTGACGGAATTGCTTTGCTGGCTAGTCAGATTGGGTGATTTCAGATAATTAACTAATGATATTTTGACTTTTTATTCGCGTTGCAAACGCTAAACCATGCTCACCCTGCGTGGGCCGCCCCGAGTGCAAATCGGGGCGGCCCACGCAGGGTGAGCATTTTTCATTTCTTCACTTCGTCTTTGTAAATCATTACTTCACTTTTTCCATCCGCTTTAATGTAACCGCGGTACATTCCTTCGCTATTGAATGGCATTGCGAAATTCCCGTTTCTGTCAAGCGCAATCACCCCGCCTTCGCCTCCGCGTTCCACAAGCTTTTTCATAACGACTTCATCCGATGCATCTTTCACAGACAAACCTTTATATTCCATCAAAGCAGAAATATCAAAAGCTACAACAGATCGGATGAAAAATTCACCATGACCGGTGGCTGATACTGCACAGGTACTATTGTTTGCATAGGTCCCGGCACCAATAATCGGTGCATCACCAATACGCCCATATCTTTTGTTCGTCATTCCGCCTGTTGAAGTACCGGCTGTCAGGTTTCCAAATTTATCCAAAGCCACACATCCAACGGTTCCGTATTTTTTTCCTTCTGTAAAAATCAGATCTTCCTCTTTTGCAAAACCGGTTTTTGGTTTCTTTTGAATTTCTTTCTTTGTGTTCTCGGTATGATCAAGCTCTATCTTTTCTTCTTCTTTCGCTTTTAATAAGGCTTTGTAGCGTGCTTCTGTATAGAAATAAGACGGATCGACGATTTCCAGACCTTGTTCTTTGGCAAATAAATCTGCTCCTTTTCCGGCCATTAGTACATGCGGAGATTTTTCCATGACGGCAATTGCACCACGAATTGGATTTTTGATTGTCGTTACACCTGCAATTGCACCAGCTTTCAAAGTTTTGCCATCCATGATCGCGGCGTCCATTTCGTTCTTTCCTTCATTCGTAAAAACAGCACCTTTTCCTGCGTTGAAAAGAGGGGAATCTTCCATAACCATAATCGCGGTTTCAACGGCTTTTTCACTGGTTCCGCCTTGTTTCAAAACTGCATAGCCTTTTTGTAAAGCGATATTTAAAACTTCGCGGTATGCTTTTTCCTTTTCCGGAGTCATGTTGGCCCGGGTTATGGTTCCTGCTCCGCCGTGAATTACGAGAGTGATTTTGTCAGAATAATCCTGTGCGAAAGAGGTCTGAATGAATAAAAAGAAAATGAATATTGAAGAAATTAATTTCATAGAAGTGAATTTGGTTGGTTTTTTAACTTTCTCAAATTTAGGAGTTTTTCAGGTTTATTTCACGCAAAGCAAAAAAGGAAGGGGCACAGACCGCAAAGCTTTTACTTCGCGGTCTGTGCCCCTTTTTCTTCCCTTCTTTGCGTGAAACCTTTAATCTAAATCTTAATACAACTTCTCATAATACTCCCGAGCCATCCGATCAGAATTAAACGGTTCGTTCACATCATTCATACTATTCAAAGTAATCCGGTCCCACTCTTTCTGATTTTTATAATAAGTCGGCAATACTTTGTTTTCAATCAAATCGAAGAAATTATCACAATCCGTTTTATTAATATCATCACCTTCTGCCACCGGGACGATAAAGGAATTTTCTCCGTCTTTGGCAAATTCACAAATCCAGCCATCATAGGTAGATAAATTTATCGAAGCATTCATTGCCGCCGTCATTCCGCTGGTTCCTGATGCTTCACGGGTCACAACCGGCGTATTAAGCCAGACATCCGAACCGTCCTTTAACAGTTTTGAAAGTGCTAATTCATATCCGGTCAAAACCGCCATGTTATCAAAATAATGACTCAGGTAAAAAAGATGATTGAATGTATTAATAGCGCCTTCATCTTTTGGATATGGTTTGCCTGCCCAGATAATTTGAATAGGGAGATCCTTATTTTTTAGAAGTTTTTCAAAACGGGCAACATCCCAGGTCAAAATATCAGGACGTTTGTAAGCAGCAAACCTCCTTGCCCATACGATGGTCAGCACATTAGGATCAAATATTTTTCCGCACTGGTCCGCAACTGTTTTGAAAAGAATACTTTTAAGTTCTTTTTTTCTGGCTGAAATCGCTTTGGAATCTTTTTTGATTCTTGCCTTTTCCAGCGTTTCGTCCACCCAATAAGTATTATTCTGCGCATTGGTGATGTGTGTGATTTCACAAATTCCCGGATAGCTTTTCCACATTTGGCGGGAAACTTCTCCATGCAACTTCGATACTCCATTTGCTTTTTTACTTAACCTTAAAGCAGCAAGCGAATGGTTAAAAATGTTATCCTTAATCCCTGTAATTTTCCGAACTACATCCATTTTTAATCCTGAAAAGAAACCCAGATTTTCGAGGAAATTTATATCATGTTTTTCATTTCCTGCTTCTTCCGGTGTGTGGGTTGTAAATACCATTCGCTTCTTTAACTCCGGAAGTTTTTTGTATTTCTGGTACAAATAAAATGCGGCAGAAATGGCATGTGCTTCGTTGAAATGATAAATATCCGGCTGATATTTTAGTTCGTCGAGCAGCTTTGCTCCACCAATTCCCAACACCATGCACTGAGCTACTTTCATCGTCACATCCGAGTCATATAAGGAATAAGAAACTGCCCGGGTTTGTTCGTCATTTCCATCCACATCCGTGGTCAGGAAAAACATGGGAGCAGTACTAAAAACTTCCGGAGCAAGATAATAAGCCCTAACCCAAACCTGTTTCCCTAAAATGGGAATCTGGAAA
The nucleotide sequence above comes from Dyadobacter subterraneus. Encoded proteins:
- a CDS encoding peptidylprolyl isomerase — protein: MKINRLILLTAFCLLALNSFAQKKSKKDYLVTITTDFGKMRLILFDETPKHKENFIKLSKDKFYNDLLFHRIIKDFMIQGGDPNSRNAKPDEVLGKGDNGYKIPAEISPKLFHRKGALAAARDNNPKKESSGCQFYIVEGKKWSKSDLDKQAARAARKLTDSQRKVYETEGGTPHLDGAYTVFGQVIDGIDIVDKISVQPKDERDRPDKDIKMKVSVKKMKKKKITRKYGYVFES
- the glgP gene encoding alpha-glucan family phosphorylase, with translation MNQPFSVPFQHPFTPDKNYTKSVAYFSMEFALDQALKSYSGGLGFLAGSHMKSVYALRQNLIGIGMLWKYGYYDQGRRRDNSMEPQFHEKIYHFLTDTGINFQIPILGKQVWVRAYYLAPEVFSTAPMFFLTTDVDGNDEQTRAVSYSLYDSDVTMKVAQCMVLGIGGAKLLDELKYQPDIYHFNEAHAISAAFYLYQKYKKLPELKKRMVFTTHTPEEAGNEKHDINFLENLGFFSGLKMDVVRKITGIKDNIFNHSLAALRLSKKANGVSKLHGEVSRQMWKSYPGICEITHITNAQNNTYWVDETLEKARIKKDSKAISARKKELKSILFKTVADQCGKIFDPNVLTIVWARRFAAYKRPDILTWDVARFEKLLKNKDLPIQIIWAGKPYPKDEGAINTFNHLFYLSHYFDNMAVLTGYELALSKLLKDGSDVWLNTPVVTREASGTSGMTAAMNASINLSTYDGWICEFAKDGENSFIVPVAEGDDINKTDCDNFFDLIENKVLPTYYKNQKEWDRITLNSMNDVNEPFNSDRMAREYYEKLY
- a CDS encoding isoaspartyl peptidase/L-asparaginase family protein, with the translated sequence MKLISSIFIFFLFIQTSFAQDYSDKITLVIHGGAGTITRANMTPEKEKAYREVLNIALQKGYAVLKQGGTSEKAVETAIMVMEDSPLFNAGKGAVFTNEGKNEMDAAIMDGKTLKAGAIAGVTTIKNPIRGAIAVMEKSPHVLMAGKGADLFAKEQGLEIVDPSYFYTEARYKALLKAKEEEKIELDHTENTKKEIQKKPKTGFAKEEDLIFTEGKKYGTVGCVALDKFGNLTAGTSTGGMTNKRYGRIGDAPIIGAGTYANNSTCAVSATGHGEFFIRSVVAFDISALMEYKGLSVKDASDEVVMKKLVERGGEGGVIALDRNGNFAMPFNSEGMYRGYIKADGKSEVMIYKDEVKK
- a CDS encoding SDR family oxidoreductase, whose amino-acid sequence is MTVTAQDISNSASTKKRFLITGSNGLLGQKLIELLIKDSSIETIATARGENRLPFHDGYTYHAMDITDAAQVEAVIALTKPEVIIHTAAMTNVDQCEAEKDACWKQNVNAVEYLVSSCKRHDVFLVHVSTDFIFDGTAGPYKEDAEPNPISFYGWSKYAAEKAVTHSDIKWAIARTVLVYGIAHDMSRSNIILWVKKSLEEGKNIKVVTDQFRTPTLAEDLATGCFLIADQRAEGIFNISGKELYTPYEMAIIAADYFKLDKSFISQTDSSGFSQPARRPPRTGFDLTKSESVLGYKPHSFVDGIALLASQIG
- a CDS encoding porin family protein, which encodes MKNRLILAIILSGLMANGVSAQVKKDSLQKTNSTKVMQNTVTNDSVKNQQTVRDIAEKVVESTFRNYPQQAGQPTIIINNIIVPPDYKQQQIPAPNEKTSSSFSESKENEEYQTWLREKRARQETPVADDNTTSHVSDLTNSKSEKKNITFQQRFAERPVRNSGAWVIPVVGVHASAFDSDVKKDNTSGRTGWNAGIDMRLRAKRFFVQPGLHYLNSSMAVTKKDSLTDTKFFSGPRIHSLKLPVMIGIYLTKANSGFFKLNVKAGAVGNYILAVDKNNQAKFTKDNLHEYAYGLNGGIGMEFGLITLDVTYEGGITKYFKDSNVKNNILRVTLGIKI